The stretch of DNA ATCCATGCTGGCTCGCCTGACAGAAGCGCAGCCATCGCTTGCAAATTCGATTGAAATTCAGGTGATTAACTTAGAAGGGTTGATTGAAACCCTACAAACCAGCGATAATGACGAACTCAATCGCATTCTGTTGATTCCTCCAACAGATTCGTTACAGTATATTCTTGACGGTGCGCCTCAACCTCAGTAGGTGTACATTGGGGTGAGATTGAGAGTCAATAGA from Candidatus Obscuribacterales bacterium encodes:
- a CDS encoding Tic22 family protein; translation: SMLARLTEAQPSLANSIEIQVINLEGLIETLQTSDNDELNRILLIPPTDSLQYILDGAPQPQ